A region from the Aquimarina sp. ERC-38 genome encodes:
- a CDS encoding peptide chain release factor 3 has protein sequence MKFIDEIKRRRTFGIISHPDAGKTTLTEKLLLFGGAIQEAGAVKSNKIKKGATSDFMEIERQRGISVATSVLAFEYKNIKINILDTPGHKDFAEDTFRTLTAVDSVIVVIDVAKGVEEQTEKLVSVCRMRNIPIIVFINKLDREGKDAFELLDEIEQKLQLTVTPLSFPIGMGYDFKGIYNIWEQNINLFSGNSRKNIEETIKIENLQDEKVKGLIGSIAANTLREEVELVEGIYPKFEQKKYEEGNLQPVFFGSALNNFGVRELLDCFIEIAPTPRPKESDSRLVKPDEKDFTGFVFKIHANMDPKHRDRLAFIKIVSGTFERNVPYLHTRHRKKIKFSSPNAFFAEKKEIVDISYPGDIVGLHDTGNFKIGDTLTEGEQLLYKGIPSFSPEHFRYINNADPMKSKQLAKGIDQLMDEGVAQLFTLELNGRKVIGTVGALQYEVIQYRLEHEYGAKCTYENLNVHKACWIEAEDNEEFKEFKRVKNKFLAKDKRGQLVFLADSSFSLQMTEQKYTSIKFHYTSEF, from the coding sequence ATGAAATTTATTGATGAAATTAAACGAAGAAGAACTTTTGGTATTATTTCACATCCTGATGCCGGGAAAACTACATTAACAGAAAAGTTACTACTGTTCGGAGGAGCTATACAGGAAGCAGGGGCGGTTAAATCTAATAAAATCAAAAAAGGGGCTACCAGTGATTTTATGGAGATAGAGAGACAAAGAGGAATTTCCGTAGCTACTTCGGTTTTAGCCTTTGAATACAAGAATATAAAGATAAATATCTTAGATACTCCCGGACATAAAGACTTTGCGGAAGATACTTTCAGAACTCTGACCGCTGTGGATAGTGTAATTGTAGTTATTGATGTAGCTAAGGGAGTTGAGGAACAAACGGAAAAATTAGTTTCAGTTTGTAGAATGCGTAATATTCCAATCATTGTCTTTATCAACAAACTGGATCGTGAAGGTAAAGATGCATTTGAATTACTGGACGAGATTGAACAGAAACTTCAGCTTACCGTTACTCCTTTAAGTTTTCCTATTGGCATGGGGTACGACTTTAAGGGAATCTATAATATTTGGGAACAAAACATTAACTTGTTTAGTGGAAATAGTCGTAAGAATATTGAAGAAACTATAAAAATTGAAAATCTTCAGGATGAGAAAGTAAAAGGACTTATAGGAAGTATTGCGGCTAACACTTTACGTGAAGAAGTTGAATTAGTAGAGGGTATTTATCCTAAATTCGAACAAAAAAAATATGAAGAAGGAAACTTGCAACCAGTATTCTTTGGTTCAGCTTTAAATAATTTTGGGGTTCGGGAGTTATTAGATTGTTTTATTGAAATTGCACCGACACCCCGACCGAAAGAAAGTGATTCGCGCCTGGTAAAACCAGATGAAAAGGATTTTACCGGATTTGTTTTTAAAATTCATGCGAACATGGATCCAAAACATCGCGACCGCTTAGCTTTTATAAAAATAGTATCAGGTACCTTTGAGAGAAATGTACCTTATCTACATACCCGTCATAGAAAAAAGATAAAATTTTCCAGTCCCAATGCATTTTTTGCGGAAAAGAAAGAAATAGTAGATATCTCTTACCCTGGAGATATCGTAGGTTTACATGACACTGGTAATTTTAAAATTGGTGATACCCTTACGGAAGGGGAACAGTTATTGTATAAAGGAATTCCCAGTTTTTCTCCCGAACACTTTAGATACATTAACAACGCTGACCCTATGAAATCCAAGCAATTAGCTAAAGGTATTGATCAGTTAATGGATGAAGGAGTTGCACAACTCTTTACTCTGGAGCTAAACGGAAGAAAAGTTATAGGAACCGTAGGTGCGCTTCAATATGAAGTCATACAATATCGATTAGAACATGAGTACGGTGCGAAATGTACCTATGAAAATTTAAACGTGCATAAAGCTTGTTGGATTGAAGCGGAAGATAATGAAGAGTTTAAAGAATTTAAAAGGGTTAAAAATAAATTCTTAGCAAAGGATAAACGTGGTCAATTAGTGTTTCTTGCCGATTCCTCTTTTAGTCTTCAAATGACAGAACAAAAGTATACTTCTATTAAATTTCACTATACCTCGGAATTTTAA